One genomic region from Mytilus trossulus isolate FHL-02 chromosome 9, PNRI_Mtr1.1.1.hap1, whole genome shotgun sequence encodes:
- the LOC134685272 gene encoding uncharacterized protein LOC134685272 has product MTSQQAKVNEADLQPNGKESSSLSYMHNPPRIMPNYGKRKRSTLPKSNISRVLLYDNATQQQQLDVKLSHIKIEQNRVRRILDLHKRSFLWRQKKRQQHMADNNISLPDIQHNTKENRILSRLSSEYSYRPPNVQASSFNNDSRTKSAFSVSDLEVLKLPELQTNGKHVIFKLKEANGQTQIFHTIDNDGIFSEFVPMHSFYNRASEDPRFQGLANSLARIDIESDGLNELSPSYRSPRFSRTVHVLPVNTKINDTKKSETMIEVEDHDSNHENDHDEDHDEVIH; this is encoded by the coding sequence ATGACATCTCAACAAGCAAAAGTGAATGAAGCCGATCTGCAGCCAAATGGAAAAGAATCATCGTCCTTGTCGTATATGCATAATCCACCAAGAATCATGCCTAATTATGGGAAGAGAAAACGCAGCACTCTGCCAAAATCGAATATATCCAGAGTTCTCTTGTATGACAACGcaacacaacaacaacaactgGACGTTAAACTTTCAcatataaaaatagaacaaaaccGTGTACGACGAATACTAGACTTACACAAACGCTCTTTTCTTTGGAGGCAGAAAAAACGTCAACAGCACATGGCGGATAATAATATATCATTACCGGATATTCAGCATAATACAAAAGAAAACAGAATACTAAGTAGACTTTCTAGTGAATATTCCTATAGACCACCAAACGTACAAGCAAGTTCATTTAATAATGATTCAAGAACTAAAAGTGCATTTTCGGTTTCTGATCTAGAGGTGCTTAAACTTCCGGAACTCCAAACAAATGGCAAACATGTGATTTTTAAACTGAAAGAGGCTAATGGACAAacgcaaatatttcatacaattgATAATGATggaattttttcagaatttgtaCCAATGCATTCGTTTTATAACAGAGCATCTGAAGATCCGAGATTTCAAGGACTAGCCAATTCTTTAGCGAGAATTGATATAGAAAGTGATGGGTTAAACGAATTAAGCCCTAGCTACAGAAGTCCAAGATTTTCACGAACGGTACACGTGTTACCGGTGAATACCAAAATTAATGACACTAAAAAATCCGAAACTATGATTGAGGTAGAAGATCATGATAGTAATCATGAAAATGATCATGACGAGGATCATGATGAAGTGATTCATTAA
- the LOC134684368 gene encoding transforming growth factor-beta-induced protein ig-h3-like → MFRYCCIFLAVHCVLGGNLIEVLKFNDASRLIQYATACGLADTILGGTYTIFAPTNAAFDALGTEQELLSDKTVLTAILLYHLTNKVIRKYDVQDEQTVESVAGMKLRLNKYSHNNAVTVEGAKISKFFYDLDASNGIVQVIDKVMIPPTGGITDLVSGNKDLSTLLSLFQKASIAGLIQSDPLTLFAPTNAAFSRLSANITSRLNSDNQLLIDVLEYHLVAHTEYSSGFYNRCSRITLLRSEYITLNVSDTGIVVNSNANVTKKDIPATNGIVHVIDHVLIPRKHRTTYFKLTKMLKYFGLLFVVGSVCCGNLVEVLQADGESKLIKYVTAAGLAPAILGGTYTIFAPTDAAFDAIGTEAELLKDTTALATILKYHVVKGTIPSSAAKNELQLETLAGAKIRFNIYSHNNAVTVEGSKITKFDLSASNGVVHVINKVMMPPTGDIVDLVLGNNDLSTLLTQVQNAGLVNALKGDALTVFAPTNAAFASLGPSLLAKLASNKDLLTEILEYHVVPHTEYSEGLYNRETLRTIDRHHDRIRIHTRSDGSVVVNSSKVTKADISATNGVVHVIDHVLIPFRYRLQFGFGK, encoded by the exons ATGTTTAGGTATTGTTGCATCTTTCTCGCTGTTCATTGTGTTTTAGGTGGTAACCTGATTGAGGTACTCAAATTTAATGACGCATCAAGACTGATCCAGTATGCGACAGCCTGTGGATTAGCTGATACCATATTAGGAG GAACATACACAATCTTTGCACCAACAAATGCAGCATTTGACGCTCTTGGAACAGAACAAGAACTTCTTTCTGATAAAACTGTTCTTACCGCCATATTGTTATATCACCTGACAAATAAAGTTATACGGAAATATGATGTGCAGGATGAGCAAACAGTAGAATCGGTTGCTGGAAtgaaattaagattaaataaataCAGTCATAACAAT GCAGTCACAGTTGAAGGTgccaaaatttctaaatttttctaTGACCTGGATGCTTCGAATGGAATCGTCCAAGTTATTGACAAAGTTATGATTCCACCTACCGGAGGAATTACCGATCTCGTATCAGGGAACAAAGATCTAAGCACTTTATTGTCATTATTCCAGAAAGCAAGTATTGCAGGACTTATTCAAA GTGATCCTTTAACACTATTTGCACCAACTAATGCTGCATTTTCAAGGTTATCAGCAAATATTACAAGCAGATTAAATAGTGATAATCAACTACTTATAG ATGTCTTGGAATATCATTTAGTAGCACATACAGAATATTCATCTGGTTTTTATAACCGATGCTCTCGAATAACGTTACTTCGATCGGAATATATTACACTAAATGTGTCAG atacAGGAATTGTAGTAAACTCAAATGCAaacgtaacaaaaaaagatattccAGCTACAAATGGTATAGTTCATGTGATTGATCATGTGCTTATTCCACGCAAACACAGGACTAC ATACTTTAAACTGACTAAAATGTTAAAGTATTTTGGTCTACTGTTTGTAGTAGGCAGCGTCTGTTGTGGCAATCTTGTTGAAGTGTTACAAGCTGATGGAGAGAGTAAACTCATAAAATACGTCACAGCTGCTGGACTGGCCCCTGCTATACTTGGAG GAACTTACACAATCTTTGCCCCGACTGATGCTGCGTTTGACGCCATCGGAACTGAAGCAGAACTTCTAAAGGACACAACAGCTTTAGCAACTATTCTTAAGTATCATGTAGTGAAAGGTACAATTCCAAGCTCAGCAGCCAAGAACGAACTTCAGTTAGAAACACTTGCAGGAGCAAAAATAAGATTCAACATTTACTCACATAATAAT GCCGTAACCGTTGAAGGttccaaaataacaaaatttgacCTTTCTGCATCCAATGGAGTAGTTCATGTCATCAACAAGGTTATGATGCCCCCAACCGGAGACATAGTAGACCTGGTTCTCGGTAACAACGATCTCAGCACATTGTTGACTCAGGTTCAAAATGCTGGTCTTGTTAATGCATTGAAAG GTGATGCACTGACAGTATTTGCACCAACGAATGCTGCCTTTGCTAGTCTTGGTCCATCACTTCTTGCAAAATTAGCATCAAATAAAGATCTTCTTACag AAATACTAGAATACCATGTAGTACCTCATACAGAATACTCAGAAGGTCTGTACAACAGAGAAACCTTACGAACGATTGACAGACACCATGACCGTATCCGAATTCACACTAGAAGTG atggaAGCGTCGTTGTGAATTCATCAAAAGTGACAAAGGCGGACATTTCTGCAACAAATGGTGTCGTCCATGTTATAGACCATGTACTTATTCCTTTCAGATACAGACTTCAATTTGGATTTGGAAAGTAG